Genomic DNA from Desulfonatronum thioautotrophicum:
AGAGATTGCCGGGCACCCGGAAATCCGCGCCGCATTCACCGAATCAAAACGCCTGCGGAGCTCGCCCCGTTCCGGCACTCGACGCAAAGCCCTGCGCACTCGCGGAGAAACCTTCAAAGGCACTTTGGCCCGATTGGCCTCGGAACTCCCCGACATTCGTCGCGCCCTGGAACACGCCGAACAGCTCTTTGCCCCGCAGAACCCGGATGGCCATGGTCTGGAACGTTTGCACAAGCTCCTGGAACGTCAACATTACCGCCCGGCATTTTGGCGGGTGGCCGGCCACGAAATCAACTACCGCCGATTTTTTCAGATCAACGATCTGGCCGGACTCCGGGTGGAAGAACCCGAAGTTTTCGCCGCGGCCCACGGTCTGATCCGGGAACTGGTGGCCGCCGGTCAGGTGCATGGGTTGCGCATCGACCATATCGACGGCCTCTATGACCCGGCGGGCTATCTGGATCGGCTGCAGAAACTGGTCAAGCCCCACGCCGAAACACTGGGCTTTCCTCCCGGCCGCTTTCCGGTCTATGTGGAAAAAATTCTGGAAGAACACGAAACCCTGCGGGGGCATTGGCCGGTCCACGGAACCACGGGATACGACGCCCTGAGTGAAATCAATGCCGTCCTGGTGGACAGCGATGGACTGACGACACTGCGCTCACTTTTCGAAAGCCGAGAGGGGCCGGAAAGCGCCGATGCCCACGCCGAAGGGGTGCGGGCCAAACGGCAGATCATGGACCAGGAGCTGGCCTCGGAATTGGAAGTCCTGGCCACGGAAACCACTCGGCTGCTCAAGCGCGATCCCGCGACCCGGGACTTCTCCCGGGGGGAAATCCGCCAGGCCTTGCGGGAGATCGTCTCCCGGTTTCCGGTCTATCGGACCTATGTTGGTCCCAAGGGACCTTTTGCCGAGGACATTCGAGACCTGGACTGGGCTTTGGGACTGGCCCGGCGAGCTCGCGCCGTAAGCCATCCCCGGCTCTTCGATGTCCTGGAATCCCTGCTCAAGGCTACCTGGCAAAAACGCGCCGATGGCCGCCCCCGGGCCGATGTCCTGCGTCTGGCCCGGAAATTCCAGCAGTTTACCGGACCGGCCATGGCCAAGGGCATGGAAGACACCACCTTCTATCGGGTGCTGCCCCTGGTGGCCATGAACGAGGTGGGGATGGGGCCGAACCGGAGAGTCAGCACCAAAGGTGATTTTCATCAACAAATGCAGCGCCGGGCCGCGAATTGGTCCAAGGCCATGGTTTCCACCGCCACCCACGACACCAAGCGCAGCGAGGACGTCCGGACGCGAATCGCGGTCCTCTCGGAACTGCCACGGGCCTGGGCCGAGCGGGTGGAACGCTGGCAGACGCTGAACCGCCGGGCCCGCCGCGAGTCGCCCAGCGGAGTCCTGCCCTCCAGCCGGGATGAGTATCTGTTTTATCAATCCTTGGTGGGAGTCTGGCCGCTGACCGGACTTGGTCCGGATCTGCCCAGCCAAGCCCTGCTCCACGCCCTGGGCGAGCGACTGCGGGACTACATGATCAAATCCGCCAGGGAGGCCAAAATCAGTACGTCTTGGCTCAACCCGGACGACGATTACGAGCAGGCGCTGATCGACTTTACGACGCAGGTCCTGGACCCCACGCCGGTGGCAACACCGTTTTTGCGCGATGTCCAGGAATTCGTCACGCAAGTGGCCACTCCAGGCGTCTGCAATGCCGTAACGCAGATGATCCTGCGGCTGACCATGCCCGGGGTTCCGGACAATTATCAAGGCACGGAACTCTGGGATGATTCATTGGTGGACCCGGACAATCGCCGCCCAGTGGACTTCACGCAGCGCTGGAACTGGCTCCGTGAATTTCAAAGCCAGGCGACTGACGACCACCGGGGGGATTTCGTCGCATCCCTGATGCAAACCTGGTACGACGGCCGTATCAAACACTACACGCAGTGGCGTTTGCTGACCTTGCGCCGGACCCATCCGGAGCTGTTTCTGCGCGGCAGTTATATTCCCCTGGAAATTTCCGGCACCAGGGCGAACAATATACTGGCCTTTGCCCGAGTCCTTGGACGCCAGGCGGTCATTGTCGCCCTGCCCCGCCATTGCGCCGAATTATGTGCACAAAACGGCGGCTTTCCTCTTGCGGAGACGTGGTCGGCCACGACCATCACCCTGAGCGCGGCCTTGCCCAAACCCAACAGAGCCGGCCGCTGGCGTGACCGATTCACAGACCGCCCTCTCTCTTTTGCCGACGGCATACTCAACGCAACCGAGTTGTTCGCCGAACTGCCATGGGCTGTGGCCATCCTTGAACTGGAGAATGCACGGCCACGAATCAGGTGAGGTCGCTCAAAAATCAAGAGCCAAGGCATGCCTTGGCTCTTGGGGCATCTGCCACGGCAATGCCGCGCAACGGAAACCGTTTGGCGTTTCTCCCTGGTGGTCCGTGGGACAAGAAACGATGATCGCAGGGTGTTGGATCAAAAACTGATCCCGATCTCCACAAACGGTCCGCTGATATCCACGTCCGCCTTGAGTCCCTGTTCGTCTATGGAGATGGAGTCGTAGCGATAGCCTCCGGTGAGAAAGAGATGGTCAAGAGGATCAAAGCGTACCCGGCCAATCAGGCTGTAGAAATGGTTCCCGGCATAGGTAACCCCGCGGGCCTCGGCCTCCAGGGCGAAAAAATCCAGCGGCCGCAATGTGGCTCCAGCGTACAACGTGGGTACGGGCAGAAACAGGCTCTCCGACTCGGACAAGCCGGTCTGCTCCTGACGGACTTCAACATCCACGTCCATCAACCGCAGATTCAGCCCCAGGTCCACGTTGAACATGCCCATGGTCGCCATCTTCAGTCCTGGAATTCCGTAAAACAGGCTCACATCATACTGATTCAGTCGAAGCTTGCCGTCGATGGGCGCATCCCCTGAAAAGGTCTGGTCCCCGAATCGGAAGCTGCCGGTGGCTGTGCCTTTGCCGGAAAAGGTCGTGGGCGTGGCCATGAAGCCAATGTTCGGCAAAAACAGCGGTGTTTCCAGGCGGGCACGGAAGATCAGCCCGGTTTCGTCATCCAGTCCCATCCGACTCTCCAGGTCGAGTCGATCGTCACCTGTCTGGGCTTTGTAGGATACGTCACCACTGGGAGACTGCTGCCAGACACCCACAGCAGCCTCGAATCCGGTCGCACCAACCCAACCCGGCATGGCCAACAGCATGCATGCCGCCAAGGCGACCCAAAATCTGCTCATGTTCCTTCTCCATTCATCTGGCTGACCAGTTTCTCCAACGTTATACACACAATACCCATGTTGCGCATGTCCTCAACATTGTTCGCCGCAATCCTCTCGGTTTGGGCGGAGCAGGCATCCATGACTACGATGACCCGGTAGTCCCGAGCCATGGCGTCCACGGCTGTGGCCCGGATACAGTTGGGATATTGGGTTCCGGCCAGGATCACCGTTTCGACATGGAGGCGGCGCAACACCAAATCCAGTTCCGTCCCCAAAAATGCGCTGAACCGTTGCTTGGTCAGGACAATTTCCCCTGCTCGCGGCATCAGCTCAGCCACGATCCGTGCTCCGGCAGAACCGGCAACACAGATTCCCCGGCCATCCCGAAACAGCTCTCGGCGGGTATACTCCACATCGCTGCCGTCAGCCCGGTGTTCACGCACTATGTGAATCACCGGCCAGGAATGGCTCCGGGCATGCTCACGCAATAAGGCGATAATCGGTATCGTCGCCCTGGCCCCCTCCACCGTAGCTGCAGCCTCGGGCAAAACGAAATCGTTCTGCATGTCTACGATCAGCAAGGCGGTATTGGCGGGCATGAGCATGACCCCTACCTAGATTTCGTAATCCACCACGCCCCGATCCACCACGACCTTTTTCACGAACTCCACGCAACGCTGGTGCTCCGGGTGCTGTTGATAACCTTGCAGGGCATCTCGCGACTCCAGTTCCGAATAGAGGACCACCTGCCATGCCGGAGAGGCCTGAAAAATATCCAGCCCGACTTCCAGGTGCTTGAGCCCGGGTATTTTTCCATTCAGACCTTCCAACATTTGCTTGATTTTTTTGGCATTCTCCGCAGCAGTGACTCCCTCGGCCTCATCCTTCAACGTCCACATCACGATGTGCTTGATCATTGTGTTTTCCTCTCCTATTCGCAGTAGTCGATTCATTCATTACAGACAGCAGGTCGAATCTGTCGAAAAAAATCCTCTTTCAGATGGGGATGGTTCATAACGCCGAATAATAATTATGTTTACTTTTTTTTCGGATACCCGGTTTGACCGTGACGGATGACATTGTGCCGTAGGGGCGCACACACAGGTACGCCCCTACAGTGGGACAACCACCCCCCATACACGGATTTGTCAACCAATCCTGAACCATCCCTTCAGTTGTTACGACATTCCCAGGTCATGTCCAGGGCGATCCGAGAGGTAACCCTTTTTGAAAAATAAAAAAAGCCTGGGCTGTCCACTTCAGCCCAGGCTTTGTATCGTTGCTTATGCCGAGGTAAGTTCTTTCGACCTTTTCTTCTCTGTCGCTCCGTCGTATCCCTATTTTTGGACTATTTGCTGCAAATCAATCACACGGACCTCATCGGCCCCGACAATGCTCAGATATGCCAGGGGATCATGTATGCACATCGCCAGGCAGATTCCTTCAAGATCCGCTCTCCCAATCTGCACGACCTGCTCCGGATTGCTGATATCGAAAACCATGAACCCCCGGTCCAGACTGGCCACATAGGCACGATTCCCGGCGACAACGGCTACAGGAGAACCGCCAATATCTATGGTTGCGCTGATTTGCGGTTCCTTGGGAGACTCAATGTCAATAAGATGCATCTTCCGTTCAGACGTATTCATGAACAACCGCGACTCAGATATCCCAAGCCCCCGCGGGCGTCCCGGGATGTCCATCACGGCCACTTGCACAGGCTGCTCAGGCTGCCGCAAATCGATGATATGCAACCCCCCGTTAAAATTGGCCACATAGGCATGGTCGGCAACAACGGCTATGCCCTGAATTTTTTCCGGCGTATCAAGCGACGCGACCTTACGAGGCTTTTCCGGGTTGGAAATGTCAAATACCCGCAACCCCTCCCCGGAAATTGAAGCAAGCGCATATTTTCCAAAAACATTGAATGATTGGATCCCACCGCCATATGTGTGATATTTTCCAACTGCAACGCAACGCTCAGGATTCCTGACATCGACAATCAAGAGCCCTTCCTTGTCGTCCACCACGTAGGCAAAACCTTCTGAAAAATCCATGTCAATGATGCATCCCTTTGTTTGGAGACATCCCAGCACTTCAGGGTTACGAGGGTCGTTCATATTGACGATGGTCAACCCCTGGTCGGTATTGGAGAGAAAGGCATTGCTTCCCTCAATGCGGACACAGGCCCGTCCGAAAACCCCGGCACATTGAGCATGACCAGTAATGGGAACCACCCATTCCAATGTACACCAAGCCAACAAAGCCACTGCCGCGAAGATCAGTTTGCGCATTCTCATGAACTTTGCCTCCCCTTTGAAGCTGATGTGGAAAAACCTCGACAGAAATGATTTTGATCTGTCGATTGCTACAATGTATGCCTTGTTCGATATCGAAGCTTCTCCAAGATTTAGCCGGATAGGCTCAATGCATAGATTTCATTTTTTCAAATAAAATCAACAATATTGCAAGTAGTGCTTGTTTAATACTATAAAGACAATCCCTTTGTATGCTCCAATTCATTTTTTGCAGCAGAAGACAAGTACATCAAGCCCAACGATGTTCTTGCCATAATAGCTGAATAATCATTTTTTACGTTATAGTCACTTACCGAAATATCCGCATATTGTGCATATTGATCATTGCAAAAATTACATCCTGGTAAATTCTTATCTTCTAAATTATCGTGATTACAAAAAACTCCTATTTTTAGTTCAAAAAATTCAGATGGCATGACACCAAAATACTCCATTTTTCGTAATGAATTGATTTGACATCCTCTACCAACAAAGCAAAATTTATCTGAAACATGGAGATTATTCACATTTACATCATCATTGTAAGCATCATCAGAGAGTTTAGAGTTTTTTGTATACAACAAAGATCCTAAACCTGGATTCATTAAGATTGATGAATTTTCCAAAATTTCCTTTCTATTCCTGACCATCAGCGGCATTTGGTTCCTTTCTGGTGCCATTCCGGGGACAAAAACACCAATAACAGATCCCATGTCCAACATATGAATGAGCAGTGCCGTCAATGCTCCCCCATTGGTTCCATTTTGTCGTAAGTGTTCATCCCGAGCTCGGAACAATCCGACACCCAAGACCCGACCACTTGGCTCCTCCCAGGAAAGCATCTCTTTGATGTGTCCGTCACAATCATCATTAGCCGAACAAATTTGATAGCATAAACCACATTGCGTGCAACACGACCTATCGGTAATCCGAGGATAGCCGTCTTCAGCCATTGCAAGTGCATTGTTATTCATTGCACTGCAGTACGTCACGCAACCACCACAACGTCTACAAAACCCTTGATTTTGAGATTCACTGAAAAATTCTCTATAGTCGATTTCATGAAACCCGAAACTTTTTCCTGGAAAAGCATTGGGAACAGGCTTCCCCTTCTGCCCTGTTCCACCGTTCCCACTCCGTGAATGCCCCTGATATCGTCCATGAGTATCCACTCCCTGGCGGCTCGACCACAAAATCCCATTCCTTCCACCTACCATCCTCTCCTGTCCCGTAATCCCAACCTGCTTCTGAGTTTTCATGACTATCTCCTTGGTTTGAGCGTTTTCTTCCAGATTTGTTCTCAACTTATCAATGATTGCGTATCCACAAGGTAACCGTTTGGGATACTCAAGACACAAATCTGGAAAAACCAAGGTTTGTTAAAAGTCCTTGAAATCAAGAAGCTTCTCGAGCTTGTCTGGCCAGTGACAACAAAGTCGTGCCAGGAAGTGTGTCGAATTCCTCCTTCAAGCGAAATCGCGCATGACGAAAGATACGCAGTGCATCTGATGGATATCCGAGATTTACATACGACTGCATAAGCAAGGCATAAACCTGCTCACTTATCATTGGCCAATCCTGAATTCGAAGAAGGTACTCCAGGGATGTCTTGACATCTCCGAAGTGGAGACAGTGGTTCGCCAGGAAAATAACCCCTTGGACATAGTCTTTACGAAGTTGTTGCCGATATTCATTAATCCAGACCTCATCCAGGTTGCCGGGGATGAAATCACCAGTATAGCCATCAAGTGCTTTGGTTAATTCTTCCGTCCTGCATTCTTTGCACATGGCAGCATGCAGTCTCTCCCGAAATGCAAGGCAATCCACAAAACAAAGAGACCTGACCATGGAAACACAGCCATCACTGACGAACAACCAGTTCAAGTAACTACCGTAAACCTCATTTACAGCCCTGCGCAATCTTGAAAGAGCCATTTTGAGGTTGTTTGCTGCAAGATCACCGTCTTTATCCGGCCAAAGCAAGTCCATGAGAATGTGCTTAGAAACTTTTGTACCTCCATGAACTATCAAGCTTTGCAGAAGTCGTTTTGTTCTCACACCACGCCAATACCGGTCAAACATAAGCCGTTTTCCGACAGTAATTTCAAATTTTCCCAAGGTGTATACTCTGATGATGACATCATTGGAATCAAGCCAACTGGCAATCTCTTTCTGGCTCTGTTCCAACCGTTTTCGCAAATTCTTTACAAACCCTGGAGGCCTGTGAAGTACTCGTAAACTCTCTCCTTCTGGAGAAAATTTTAATCCTAAAGTGTATGTTTCCTCAGCCTGTGCAAACATTCCTCTCCATAACTGCAAGCTAGACATTTCCATCAAACCGCATGCGGCCAAATAGTAGAAATTCGTCCTCGTCCAATAGTCAATCCAGTGATGAAGAAATGCTTCAGCATCATCAACCTGCCCCAAATCAACCATTGCCTGGGCAACAAGCAGGGCATTCTGTCCCATTGGAATAGGAGCAGCACAGAGACTACCTTGTTCGATTCCCTCCTTTCCATTCAGCAATGCATCTTGAGTATTTTTAGATAATAAAGCAGAAACAGCGAGCCAGTAATGTGCCCATGCCAAAACGTAATGACTCTCAAAAGATCCAAGCTGATACTGAATTTCCTCAGTAAGCTTTAATACCTCCTCTCTCTTGCCGAGTTCAAAGACCGTCATCAGCAACATTCCTTTTATCTCAAGCTGTTCAAAATGTTGCATATTTTTGCACATTGGATCATCCAGAATATCTTGAAAAATTGTTTCTGCTTCAAGATATCGTCCATCAAAGTAACAGAAAAAACCTATAAAAAATTTCATATTTAAAAAAACAACTGATGAATTCTGGCATTTTTCACTGTAAGCAATAAATTCATGAATAATTTTTTTTACTATTCCAAAATTACCAGAATTTTTCATAATATGACCATAAGTCGACTTTGATAGGCACAATAGGTTTAATATGGATGATTTTTTTGCATTTTTTTCTCCATGATATACAAATTTTAATGCACTTTTAAAATCATTTTTTATAATTAGATAAATCAATGCCTTCTGAATCCATAAATTTGAAGATACAATATCAGAAAAATTTTTAATTTTGAGTATTTTATCAATTTGCTTATCACACTCTATGAGATTGGAAAGTGGAATTTTATTCAGAGCAAGCATCATAGAAATATTGACTGAAGCGGCCGAATAATAACAATCTTTACTATCGTAAAATATTTTAAAATAATTATTAATTTTATCTATAGTCATATTATTCTTTGTTATATCGACAAAAAAAAGAAATCGAGATGTACAATCCACACCAATATCAAACTGAAGTAATGGCATGACGTGTTTTTTTAATTTTTCTATATCATATTCTAATATCCAAATAGCTCCTTTATCTTCCAATAGTTTAACATAATAATCCCAACGACCGTGCAGAAAGCAGGCTCGAAAAGGACTTGTCAGACTTTTGATTGAAAATGTACCCATGCAAGAAATTTTTGAAATGGATTTCATTGTAAAAAAATATAAATATATAATAAATATGCATATTATATTTTTTAACATCTTATGTATAAAAATAATATTATAAATATTTTTATACTATCATATTACAACTAATGAAAGATAAATTGTGAAATTCTGCTAAGTACAGGACAAAACTTTAATGATAATAGTAATGATTCATGTTATACCGTCGTATAATTTTAAATATTGTTAAGTAAATTATTTATAAATCACTCTGTCTCTATACAGTGCTTATCACGCTTTATACTTCTATAACGTTAAATATCGATATTTTTCTGCATTGATGTTATTTTGCAATAAAATTTATTTTTTATTCGCAAAAATGATTTATAGATACATTTAATGACAAGCATGGCGCACCCTGTGTTTATCAGGCTAAGCCATTTTTTATATTTCTGTTTTATTTTACAACTTTGTGTTGTATAGCAATCACAAAAAAAGGAGATTGCTATGTACAACACTAAGCCTCTTGAAAAAATACTAAAAAATGAATTTGGTTTTCATCTTGCGAGGATAAAGCTTATTGCTCTGTTTCTGTGCGTAATTTATATCGCAAGATCTACAAATTTATCAAAAATTGCATCAATGATGCCTAGCAATACAAAAATTGATTCAAGATATAAAAAATGTCAAAGATTTTTTGCAGATTTTGAATTAGATGAAATCAATATATCAAAATTTTTAATGAAATTATACCCAGGAAATAAAAGTAAAATATGCCTTGCAATGGACAGGACAAATTGGAAATTTGGAAAATCCAACATCAATATTTTATCCTTATGTATAACTCATGAAGGCATCGCTTTTCCAATTCTTTGGTCTATGCTTGATAACAATGGCGGCTCATCAAATACAAAACAAAGAATCCAATTAATTGAAAAGTTTGTTTCAATATTTGGAGCAGACAGAATAGAATCTATCATTTGCGACAGAGAGTTTATTGGAGAAGATTGGATTGATTACTTGAAAAATAAATTGAAAGTAAATTTTTGTATACGTATAAAAGACATCGAATATATTAGCAAAAAACAATACGGAAAGTCCCATGCAAAAAATTTCTTTAAAAATCTACGCAGAGGCGAAACGAAAACTATCAAAAACAGAAGAATTATATGGGGACATAAACTCTATATAGCTGGAGCTAAATCTGAAAAAGGCGAACTCATTGTTATAATAACTGATAAAAATGAAGATAAAGCTATAGCAAAATATCTAAAAAGGTGGGAAATAGAAACTTTTTTTAAATGTATAAAGTCAAGCGGCTTCAACATGGAAGACACCCACCTTCATGATACAAAGAAAATTTGTAAAATGTACGGATTATTGGCAATAGCTTTTTGCTGGGCGTACCTTTCAGGTGAATTGGAGTGCAGGCACAACCCAATTAGGATCAAAAAACATGGCAGAAAAGCTAAAAGCGTTTTTCGTGTTGGGTTGGATATAATCACCGGTCGCATCAAGGACTCGCTGGTAAAAGTGAAAGAATTTCTAGCAATTACAAAACTTTTGTCCTGTACTTAGGAAATTCTACTTTTGTCCTGTACTTAGGAAATTCTGGTATTTTTAGCAACAAATTGCTATATTTACTGGCTATTCATTGCTTGAAAATTGAGGCAAATCGATGAAAATCCATAGCATAGCATAGCATAGATTTACCTGGATGATAGCTGATGGAAAAGTCTACTATCATCTTGAAAGAGACGAGGTCACAAATCGATCACAAATTGATCACGATCAGATCACAGGTATGGGGCGGGTGGGACACGGAAGGGAAAAAAACTATTGCGAGGAAGGTCAGCAGGCGGTGTAATTTTTACAAAATTCACAACTACGGTGACCTCGGCAGAGGGTATTTCGATGGGTTGTGCACACCAGCCAGGCCGAGTTCCTTACCCAGATTCTCGAAAACAGGAGATACTTCCATATTGAATTCTGCTTTCAACCGCTCCTGAAAGCGGGAAAAGGCCGCTCTGGCTTCAAGGGGTCGGCCCAAGCGTTGTGCGCATCGGATGAGTCGGAGACAGATGTCTTCTTGGAGATCGTCCACATCCATGGCTTGCAAATAACAACGCCTGGCGGAAGTCCAGTCTTCAAGCTGCTCCAATGCATCGCCAAGGTTGGTTACCAATTCATAAAACTTGCTGCGCAACCGTTCTCGGGTGGAAATCGTCCAGGAAAAATTCAAATCCGTAGGCAGGAAATGCCCTCGATACAGGTCCATGGCTTGTTTAGCCAACAAATAAAATCGTGCAGTATCTTCGTCGGTGCCTTGTCCATCGCGTGGCTGACAAGAAGACTCCTGCATCTTCCTGATTTGCTCGCAAGCTTGCTTGAATGACCAGGCATCCACCCAGCAGACACAGGAATTCAGACTGATTTGTGCGTTGCTGACGACAATCGTCTCTGAGCAGCCGAGCAATCGTCGCAATCGGGAAAGGGTTGTGGTCAGGGCACTGTGGGCTCTGTCACCATCTGAATCGGGCCAAAGCAGATCGCACACCTCTCCCTCGCTTGAGCCCCTTTCACCAACGGCCACCAACACTTTCAACAGTTCCAGGGGGCGTTGCTGTGCCTTCCTGGCAAAGTGAATCAGCGTGGCCTCCTGATAGATTTCAAAGTGGCCCAATGTGAAGATTCGAATCAGCCAGGGCCAATGGGGAACCTCCAATGGGGAAAGGTCAAGCGCCAAATTTCTGTAGCGAATCAGATGTCGGGCATATGCCGTTTCAAGGGTGTTTTGTAAGGCCACGGCACAGAGACGGGCCATCATTTTTGGTCGCCACTGCCAAAACATGTTCACATACCCTTCCCTGCGCCCCAAGGCGAAGCCCTTTCGCAGAAAATGCAAACCCTGAGCTGTTTGACCTTGGTCGATGGCAAAGTATGCAGCGTATAGGAGCCACATGAACTCTTGCATCTTACTTCCTGAACCGGCAATAAACTCATCCACACTGTCCATGAGCTGCGCGCATTCCTCATATTCTTCCGTTTCATGACAGGCCTGAGCTAAAACCATGGCAAAGTAGGGAAAGGCAAAGGCGGCACCTGTCTCTTTCGCGATTCGCAGTGCCTTGGCGGCATCCAGTGCCGCTGGAAGGGGAGAGCCACAAAACAGATGAAACACGGCGGCTGTATAGTGGTAATGACCGCGGGCAAATCGCCTGGTTCGCGGCACGATATGTTCCATCTCTTTGAGATAGTATTCCGCGACGGACACGTTGCCCATGGTCAGTGCGGCAAAGACTCCCTGACCGAACAGCATGAAATTCCAGGCAGTCACGTTGTTCTGACGGGCCAAGCGCAGCCCTTTTTCCACTGCTTTCAGGGCGAGATCCCCCCGAGCGAAACACAGGCTTTGCACCAGTGCCTCAAGGCACTGTCCATTCAGCACATGGACTGTCGGCATATCCGCTACGGCAATTGCCTCATGTATTCTTTCGGCAATGACGCGAAGCCGGACCAGGTCGCCCATCCACATGGCATGGTAGGCGGCGTGAAATACCGCGTGGAGATGGACGTATCCTGGTTGGATACGAAACCTTTGCTGCAGTGCCAATTCCAGCCAATGCTGAATGTCTTCGGAGCGATTCGGCCGTTGATAGACCAGTGCCCCTACCATGCAGGAAGCCACCCTGGCGCCCAGTTCCGTGGAAGGAATCTGCACGCCTTCAGCAAGCAAGCCTTCCAGGGCGACAATCCATTGCTCCAGGGAGATAAAATCGTTCCAGTCATAGATGAAGGTATCCACGATCCCGCACCATACAGTCAGCATCCCATCATCATTCGATGCAACCCGAAACTTCTCGAAGGCCATTTGCAACAGCTCGCGACTGCGGGCAGGGTCCTTGAACTGAAAGCACACGCCTAACCAGTACAAAAGCCATGGTGTACGCTCCAAGGCATCGGAGGAGAGACTGGAAATCCATGCCTCCAATGTCTGGAACCGGCCCTGTGCAGTCAATGCTTCAGCATGCTCAAGGAGAAGACGTTCCAGTTCAGACTCGGCTTTTGCAGCCGTCAGCAAGTCCACGGCATCTTCAAGACGTCCCGCGGATTCCAAAATTTTTGCTGCCTGGCAGCGTAACAGGTTCACTTTTTCAGCGGAGTATTCTTTTTCTGCGATGGAAAGTAGAAAAAGGGCAAACAGGGGATGGTATTCGTACTCTGGGTCCGCGACAGAGCGGCGCAAGGTGAAGTGGTTGTTACGAAAGAGTCGCAGTAGGATGTTTTTCGCCTGATCTGAACCGGACATTGCTCGGGCCATGTCAACGGTCATCTTTCGCAGGAATGCTGTTTTGATCAGAAAGTCACGGATATCAGGGCGGACTATCCGGAACAACTCATGATCCAGATAGTCAAAAACACGTTGTTTCGGAATCCACGGGGAAGTCCCGACGATTGCCCCTCCGCGACGCAGGGTCTCCCCGAGGAGCACCAAACCGGCTGCCCATCCTTG
This window encodes:
- a CDS encoding cysteine hydrolase family protein, with translation MPANTALLIVDMQNDFVLPEAAATVEGARATIPIIALLREHARSHSWPVIHIVREHRADGSDVEYTRRELFRDGRGICVAGSAGARIVAELMPRAGEIVLTKQRFSAFLGTELDLVLRRLHVETVILAGTQYPNCIRATAVDAMARDYRVIVVMDACSAQTERIAANNVEDMRNMGIVCITLEKLVSQMNGEGT
- a CDS encoding Coenzyme F420 hydrogenase/dehydrogenase, beta subunit C-terminal domain yields the protein MKTQKQVGITGQERMVGGRNGILWSSRQGVDTHGRYQGHSRSGNGGTGQKGKPVPNAFPGKSFGFHEIDYREFFSESQNQGFCRRCGGCVTYCSAMNNNALAMAEDGYPRITDRSCCTQCGLCYQICSANDDCDGHIKEMLSWEEPSGRVLGVGLFRARDEHLRQNGTNGGALTALLIHMLDMGSVIGVFVPGMAPERNQMPLMVRNRKEILENSSILMNPGLGSLLYTKNSKLSDDAYNDDVNVNNLHVSDKFCFVGRGCQINSLRKMEYFGVMPSEFFELKIGVFCNHDNLEDKNLPGCNFCNDQYAQYADISVSDYNVKNDYSAIMARTSLGLMYLSSAAKNELEHTKGLSL
- a CDS encoding LVIVD repeat-containing protein, with translation MRMRKLIFAAVALLAWCTLEWVVPITGHAQCAGVFGRACVRIEGSNAFLSNTDQGLTIVNMNDPRNPEVLGCLQTKGCIIDMDFSEGFAYVVDDKEGLLIVDVRNPERCVAVGKYHTYGGGIQSFNVFGKYALASISGEGLRVFDISNPEKPRKVASLDTPEKIQGIAVVADHAYVANFNGGLHIIDLRQPEQPVQVAVMDIPGRPRGLGISESRLFMNTSERKMHLIDIESPKEPQISATIDIGGSPVAVVAGNRAYVASLDRGFMVFDISNPEQVVQIGRADLEGICLAMCIHDPLAYLSIVGADEVRVIDLQQIVQK
- the treY gene encoding malto-oligosyltrehalose synthase; protein product: MNQLYAPSSFYRLQFHAGFTFAHAVELVPYLRDMGISHVYTSPILAARPGSTHGYDIVDHQSLNPELGGRDGFDALSRTLTEANMGLVMDIVPNHMGIGRSDNQWWLDVLEWGRSSRFIHFFDIEWFPQTQGIHDQVLLPVLGDLYGAVLERGELCLRFDAQAGSFSIWYYEHRFPVCPSTYHRILAPCLEFAGEEIAGHPEIRAAFTESKRLRSSPRSGTRRKALRTRGETFKGTLARLASELPDIRRALEHAEQLFAPQNPDGHGLERLHKLLERQHYRPAFWRVAGHEINYRRFFQINDLAGLRVEEPEVFAAAHGLIRELVAAGQVHGLRIDHIDGLYDPAGYLDRLQKLVKPHAETLGFPPGRFPVYVEKILEEHETLRGHWPVHGTTGYDALSEINAVLVDSDGLTTLRSLFESREGPESADAHAEGVRAKRQIMDQELASELEVLATETTRLLKRDPATRDFSRGEIRQALREIVSRFPVYRTYVGPKGPFAEDIRDLDWALGLARRARAVSHPRLFDVLESLLKATWQKRADGRPRADVLRLARKFQQFTGPAMAKGMEDTTFYRVLPLVAMNEVGMGPNRRVSTKGDFHQQMQRRAANWSKAMVSTATHDTKRSEDVRTRIAVLSELPRAWAERVERWQTLNRRARRESPSGVLPSSRDEYLFYQSLVGVWPLTGLGPDLPSQALLHALGERLRDYMIKSAREAKISTSWLNPDDDYEQALIDFTTQVLDPTPVATPFLRDVQEFVTQVATPGVCNAVTQMILRLTMPGVPDNYQGTELWDDSLVDPDNRRPVDFTQRWNWLREFQSQATDDHRGDFVASLMQTWYDGRIKHYTQWRLLTLRRTHPELFLRGSYIPLEISGTRANNILAFARVLGRQAVIVALPRHCAELCAQNGGFPLAETWSATTITLSAALPKPNRAGRWRDRFTDRPLSFADGILNATELFAELPWAVAILELENARPRIR
- a CDS encoding TIGR04219 family outer membrane beta-barrel protein; protein product: MSRFWVALAACMLLAMPGWVGATGFEAAVGVWQQSPSGDVSYKAQTGDDRLDLESRMGLDDETGLIFRARLETPLFLPNIGFMATPTTFSGKGTATGSFRFGDQTFSGDAPIDGKLRLNQYDVSLFYGIPGLKMATMGMFNVDLGLNLRLMDVDVEVRQEQTGLSESESLFLPVPTLYAGATLRPLDFFALEAEARGVTYAGNHFYSLIGRVRFDPLDHLFLTGGYRYDSISIDEQGLKADVDISGPFVEIGISF
- a CDS encoding Dabb family protein, which produces MIKHIVMWTLKDEAEGVTAAENAKKIKQMLEGLNGKIPGLKHLEVGLDIFQASPAWQVVLYSELESRDALQGYQQHPEHQRCVEFVKKVVVDRGVVDYEI